In the genome of Scatophagus argus isolate fScaArg1 chromosome 20, fScaArg1.pri, whole genome shotgun sequence, the window AAAAGTGTTCAATGGATTTTGatgtcaggactctgtgcaggccagtcaagttcctccacagtggggcacagtcatgctggaatagaagAGGGCCTTCCctcatagcattgtccaaaatgtcttggtatgctgaagcattaagctttcccttcactggaaataaggggccgagcccaaaccctgaaaagtggccccataaagaggtgggtggatacttttgtctatttgcaATCACAAATtggtacatttttttcttaattgtgATCATTTATGTATGCCTGAATTATCGGTGGATCTCTCtttgtttaaactgttaaaTTTTAACTCAAGCCAAGTCTATTGAAATGGCATTTGAGATCTGCCAAAGGCTAGAATAGTAGTATGATGTTgattattttacacacacacctgtttgaGAAGGTGAAAGCTGTTTACCTGAGAGGTCACCTGTGATGGCTGAAGCTCCAAAATAATATCCTTGGGGAAGCCGCACCCCGGGTATGTCCAGGCAGTCCCTCCACTCATGTTGGCCATCAATGTCTATCATCACCTGGATAATGGAGGTGATCATGAAGCTTCAGTGACTTTTATGGGGTCGCagagtattaaaaaaatgacatttgattCTAAATTCTCTTTCCTGAGGCAGGATGATGAATTTGTGAGTAAAACCTGCAATCTCTTTCTGGAATCTCCAAAGTataaacaagaagaaaattATGCAGGGAATGCACCTCTTGGAACagacaccacagacacaaaaggGGGATATCATTTACAGATATGCTGCTTATACTCTTAggccttttgttttcatttattccaaTCTTCGTTCTACTGATAGAAATTATTACACAAGTCAGCCATTCTTTTTCCCCATGCACATATAGAAAAAGAGCCACTTTGTTCAGTGTTCACTTTGTACCAACATTTACCAAAGCCTTCAACTGTTTGCTGTCtacttctgtctgtgtctgtactgtactcaaattattttactttgttagTACAGCTGTAAACAGGACGCATACTCAGCCAACCTACACTTTAAATAATCATTAGCGACTCAAACCCAGGTAATAACAGGTTGGACAGTCGAGGACATGAGGAAGTGTCTGCGTGTTCAAAGCAGTGTTATTGCTGTGGATAACTGAAGACCGAGAGCGCGTCTCTCACCGTGAGCCTGCGGCGGATGTATCGGATGAAAAGGAAGGTGTCGTGCTTCAGGTTGCGCACCATGGCGTTGCAGCCGCCCAGTTCTGTGGGCCGACCGTCCCGCTCGTGGTCATAGCTGATGCTGCCATTCCCAACCATGGCAAGAACAAAGGGGAAGATCCTCTTGTGGATGCAGGAGAAAacgagaggaaggaggaaactGACTTGATTTAAATTAATCCCACATCATACAcagttcctgttcctgtttttttacTGGTCAGTAAGTAGATTTCTACTGGGCTGCTTGCACTTTGCTGCCAAGCCGTtttggggtttgtttttttttaaacatatctgaaataaacaaatatcaaTCACATCCTGGAATCATGCAGAAACATTTGAACAAGAATCTGTTTCCACAGTCAACAGTGCAGGATCTCTATCTGAAACATAATGTACCTTTCGTCATTTATGACCACCATCATTGCTGCTTATgtcaaaacacataaaaccGGACTGTAGAAATGCCAACATCATACTAAAACCTGATAAGAAGAATCTTCACTTTTGCTGTTCATTATTTATAAATTTTAATattgatatttaaatatttacaatgacTGTTTCACTTGggtgtcacatttatttataggCTTTATGTCTTGAATGGTCGATATTAAAATACTTTGAATGCTACTCTGATTAAGACCACACGGTGATCATGCAGGgacaagataaaacaaacaggctGTTTCAAAGATGAGGGCGCTTGCAATCAGAGAAGCATGCTTGATGACCAGTGGAGACTGGATGATGAGGTCAGACACAGGGTTTAGCATCAAACATTCCAAAAGCAGGTTACCTGTGTGCGGGGAGTATATCTTTTCTTCTGTGCCTGTCTCCAAACGGTTGcacaaaagaacacaaagacagctcTTTTACACAAATTTGAAAGGGGACTTCTCATCTCTACGAGATTAAAGCAGTGCATACCTCCAGATGTTTCTCCTCATTGGGATACGTgtccacaaacacacccaaGCCAGTGAAGTTGTCCATATTTCCAAATACAGGACCTGTAATGGAATAAAAGGATACAGtgttatatataaaaaatgtattctcTTATGCAATAGGTTAATAATATGTCCTACAACGTTTACCTTTCTGCATACGCTCCTTAGTGTACCAAATGGCCAAACCATCACCGTTCAGGTTCTTCTTTCCTTGCCCATGAACCTTAAAGTGCACCTGCATCTCCCAGTCCTTCAGATGGCAaggctacaaacacacacaggtgaaatGAAGCCATTCCTTCCCCTTAATCCAACAAATAGGCAATAAATGCATGAGAGAAAAAATAAGAGCAAATCCAACAATTCTGTTATAACTCAAGGTTATAGCAAAATTGTAAGTAGTCTTACACTTAagtctggttttgttttcacattgtttgtttttcttttgtgaaaataCAACTGCAATACAGTTCAGCAGCATCAGAAACAACAACTTCCAAAGtgacaaaacagttttaacaaaAGCTAGAGTTTATAGGCATTATTTGTTGCAGGGCTTGTTGTGTTATGGCTGCATTAGTGTTACCTTGATGTCTGAAATCCAGCACTGGCATATCACAAGACAGTAAAGCAACAGTCCACCTGTGCATATATGTATACTCACAATGCGGCTCCATACTGCCCCCTGTCTGCTCTGCATGTCAGGTGTGAGGCGCACCTGCTCGGTGGTTACCATAGCATCCCCCATCAGCTCCCAGTGGGAGGAGCCTAAGGAGCCCACGCCTGAGTACACAAATGGTACCATCATCATGAACCAAGCTGACACAGCAGTTAGAGCTCATTGAGCATGTCTGATGACAGAAACTGCACCGATCTGTTACTGAGCAAAACACAAGTGTGACTAAAAAAAGGTGAACAAAGCAGTCGAGCAAAGATCTTTAATCAAGCACAATGTATATGGTATTAAATATGTTATATATGGCTTAAACTTTGGAGCAGCATTTGCAACATCTGAAGAAAGCTAAAAGCCAAATCAAGCCATTTTTTAGGAATAACAAAGCTCAAACAAAGCTATAATGTGGCCAATACATGCTTTTTTTCTGGAAACATCTTTCGCCTGTCCATGGGAATCAATACTACCGTCAGACCCAAAGGGCTGTCCAACGGGGAGCGTTACCTTGGTAAGGCTTGGAAAGGGAATACTCCCGCTTCAGAAACTCTTCCATCTCGTGATCATCGTCCGCAAAACACCGGCTTGtagataaaataa includes:
- the lman2la gene encoding lectin, mannose-binding 2-like a isoform X2, which translates into the protein MAAVGRNHHHRESKIPVKRKIMGFKTHCIFAFLILSTSRCFADDDHEMEEFLKREYSLSKPYQGVGSLGSSHWELMGDAMVTTEQVRLTPDMQSRQGAVWSRIPCHLKDWEMQVHFKVHGQGKKNLNGDGLAIWYTKERMQKGPVFGNMDNFTGLGVFVDTYPNEEKHLERIFPFVLAMVGNGSISYDHERDGRPTELGGCNAMVRNLKHDTFLFIRYIRRRLTVMIDIDGQHEWRDCLDIPGVRLPQGYYFGASAITGDLSDNHDIISLKLYQLTVLRSPKEEEDDEEEITIPSVDNIELLRSGQTEEGMSGIAIFFTVLFSMLGCVFLIVIDLVVYSHWNESRRKRFY
- the lman2la gene encoding lectin, mannose-binding 2-like a isoform X1, encoding MAAVGRNHHHRESKIPVKRKIMGFKTHCIFAFLILSTSRCFADDDHEMEEFLKREYSLSKPYQGVGSLGSSHWELMGDAMVTTEQVRLTPDMQSRQGAVWSRIPCHLKDWEMQVHFKVHGQGKKNLNGDGLAIWYTKERMQKGPVFGNMDNFTGLGVFVDTYPNEEKHLEAQKKRYTPRTQRIFPFVLAMVGNGSISYDHERDGRPTELGGCNAMVRNLKHDTFLFIRYIRRRLTVMIDIDGQHEWRDCLDIPGVRLPQGYYFGASAITGDLSDNHDIISLKLYQLTVLRSPKEEEDDEEEITIPSVDNIELLRSGQTEEGMSGIAIFFTVLFSMLGCVFLIVIDLVVYSHWNESRRKRFY